Proteins encoded together in one Lathyrus oleraceus cultivar Zhongwan6 chromosome 5, CAAS_Psat_ZW6_1.0, whole genome shotgun sequence window:
- the LOC127082680 gene encoding aspartic proteinase CDR1-like — MSQFSSFIVVFFFFFSLVVCSYAISNGFSVELIHRDSYKSPLYNPTQNKSQQIINALHRSINRVNYVNQEFSLTKDKLNLSLTYDDNDGEYLMSYSIGTPPFKVYGLLDSGSNLIWLQCKPCDICYNQTYPIFNPSKSSSYQNIPCSSSACKSTEEVASCSHDRDVCEYTLDYGRGTKTHGDLIWETITLESTSGSIVSFPKIMIGCGHTNTWRTAKNSGVIGLGIGPMSFIKQLGSSTKGRFSYCLIGDRNVNLSSKISFGDAAIVFGNNVVSTPMVKMIGNNQVDYYYLNLKAVSVGSKRIKLESAVKKMVKLERFHDDSGLYNLCYNTTSKQSTPKQPNYPAIVAHFSGGDVKLDSKGYFSFLSEGIECFSIFPHERDLGIYGNNAQVNYLDYL, encoded by the exons ATGTCACAATTTTCATCTTTTATCGttgttttcttcttcttttttagTCTTGTAGTTTGTTCTTATGCTATAAGCAATGGTTTTAGTGTTGAACTCATCCACCGTGATTCTTATAAATCACCACTCTACAACCCTACACAAAATAAATCTCAACAAATTATCAATGCTTTACATCGTTCTATCAACCGTGTCAATTATGTCAATCAAGAATTTTCTCTTACTAAAGACAAACTTAACTTATCTTTGACCTATGATGACAATGATGGTGAGTATCTCATGAGTTATTCTATTGGTACCCCTCCATTTAAGGTCTACGGTCTTTTAGACTCAGGTAGCAACTTAATATGGCTTCAATGTAAGCCTTGTGATATATGTTACAACCAAACATATCCTATTTTTAATCCTTCAAAATCTTCTAGTTACCAAAACATTCCGTGTTCTTCTAGTGCATGCAAATCTACGGAAGAAGTTGCTTCTTGTTCTCATGATAGAGATGTTTGTGAATATACATTAGATTATGGACGTGGAACAAAGACACATGGAGATCTTATTTGGGAGACAATTACATTAGAGTCCACCTCTGGATCTATTGTCTCATTTCCTAAAATTATGATAGGATGTGGACACACTAATACTTGGAGAACAGCAAAAAATTCAGGTGTAATTGGCCTTGGAATCGGACCTATGTCATTTATAAAACAATTAGGATCTTCCACTAAAGGAAGATTCTCATATTGTTTAATTGGTGATAGGAATGTTAATCTATCTAGCAAGATTAGTTTTGGAGATGCTGCTATTGTTTTTGGTAATAATGTTGTTTCAACTCCTATGGTTAAAATGATAGGAAACAACCAAGTAGACTATTACTATCTAAATTTGAAAGCAGTTAGTGTGGGAAGTAAAAGAATAAA GTTAGAATCCGCAGTTAAAAAAATGGTTAAACTAGAGCGTTTTCACGATGATAGTGGTCTCTATAATCTTTGTTATAATACCACATCCAAACAATCCACACCCAAACAACCAAACTATCCTGCAATTGTTGCACATTTTAGTGGAGGAGATGTTAAATTAGATTCTAAGGGCTACTTTAGTTTTTTATCTGAAGGGATTGAATGCTTTAGTATTTTCCCACATGAACGTGATTTAGGAATCTATGGAAACAACGCACAAGTGAACTATTTG GATTATCTCTAA